Proteins from a genomic interval of Pectinophora gossypiella chromosome 4, ilPecGoss1.1, whole genome shotgun sequence:
- the LOC126366250 gene encoding cholinesterase-like, with translation MKRDIVILFIILLFQNNVDGFSRIDPLVDTKVGLIRGLTAPDGDYSMFMGIPYAKVDEENPFGPSSPYPQFDKVFEAYDDSVVCPQIEEFNNTVVGKIDCLHLNVYVPSSAHSKNRLPVLVWIYGGGFSIGFAGRTLYGPKYLVRHDVILVTLNYRLGPYGFMCLNTPEVPGNQGIKDQLLALRWVKDNIESFGGDFNKITIFGESAGAISVDLHLLSPEEKLFNSIILQSGTAFMSTFQSEANTMTPIRLSERLGFNTTDISEALSFLSTVDPKLVIAATSEADYFGPCIENGISNEDAFIIDYTINLNVPKAKGMQILIGFNEDEMVGLRANEKSDFYETWNEIHKKLSTAFDFEDAVSAELEEIIKHFYIGDQEISEKVKLSLADFESDFQFNYPAERSVDKYIKNEADQVFYYMFSYVGERNWMRWANNISEGGATHADEIGYLFDVSLWKDEPTVEDQRIIDRITTMWTNFVKYGDPTPETTELLPVKWQPITSKDSLHYYLNIDTEMKIETRPYNDRMAFWELFYKLNEIYQKGYKN, from the exons ATGAAGAGAGatatagtaattttatttataattttattatttcaaaataatgtaGATGGCTTTTCAAGAATAGATCCTTTAGTGGATACAAAAGTGGGACTGATTCGAGGTTTAACAGCTCCTGATGGTGATTATTCCATGTTCATGGGAATACCATACGCGAAGGTGGATGAAGAAAATCCTTTCGGG CCATCATCTCCTTATCCTCAGTTTGATAAAGTATTCGAAGCATACGATGATTCAGTAGTGTGTCCCCAAATCGAAGAATTCAATAACACCGTAGTGGGTAAGATCGACTGTTTACATTTGAATGTCTACGTTCCATCATCTGCGCATTCGAAGAATCGCCTTCCAGTTCTAGTTTGGATCTATGGAGGTGGATTTTCAATTGGGTTCGCTGGAAGAACCCTCTACGGCCCGAAATATTTAGTGAGACATGACGTCATTTTAGTAACACTGAACTATCGCCTCGGTCCTTACGGTTTCATGTGTTTAAATACTCCTGAAGTACCTGGTAACCAAGGAATCAAAGATCAACTACTGGCATTGAGATGGGTCAAAGACAACATAGAGTCGTTTGGtggtgattttaataaaataacaatatttggtGAAAGCGCAGGCGCAATATCGGTGGACTTACATCTACTGTCACCGGAAGAAAAACTTTTCAATAGCATCATATTGCAAAGTGGGACAGCGTTTATGTCAACATTTCAAAGTGAAGCTAATACTATGACACCAATACGTTTGTCTGAGAGACTTGGTTTTAACACAACTGATATTTCTGAAGCATTATCTTTTCTTTCAACCGTGGACCCGAAATTAGTTATAGCAGCTACCTCCGAAGCAGATTATTTCGGTCCATGCATTGAAAATGGAATATCAAATGAAGATGCGTTCATAATAGATTATACAATAAACCTCAATGTACCCAAAGCCAAAGGCATGCAAATTTTAATAGGATTTAACGAAGATGAAATGGTAGGATTACGTGCAAATGAAAAGTCCGATTTTTATGAAACATGGAATGAAATCCATAAAAAACTTAGTACTGCTTTTGATTTTGAAGACGCTGTGTCAGCTGAATTAGaagaaattataaaacatttctacATCGGTGACCAGGAGATAAGTGAGAAAGTAAAACTTAGTTTAGCTGATTTTGAGTCAGACTTTCAGTTCAATTATCCTGCTGAAAGAAGTGTAGACAAGTATATTAAAAATGAGGCCGATCaagttttttattatatgttcTCTTACGTCGGAGAGCGAAACTGGATGAGATGGGCGAATAATATATCAGAGGGTGGAGCAACCCATGCTGATGAAATTGGTTACCTATTTGATGTAAGTCTTTGGAAAGATGAACCTACAGTTGAAGATCAACGTATCATTGATAGAATAACTACGATGTGGACAAACTTTGTCAAATATGG tgacCCAACTCCTGAGACCACTGAACTGCTTCCAGTGAAATGGCAACCGATCACCAGCAAAGATTCATTACACTATTACTTGAACATAGACACAGAAATGAAAATAGAAACGAGACCATACAATGATAGAATGGCATTTTGGGAACTTTTCtacaaattaaatgaaatttatCAGAAAGGGTACAAGAACTAA